A single region of the Candidatus Methylomirabilis sp. genome encodes:
- a CDS encoding MmgE/PrpD family protein: protein MTRTIAEQLAAFTELLDGEALPEDVRRMARWCLLDWLGSAVAGAKAKPTAILLDVARGLGGTPEATLLPDGSRTSAPLAALVNAGASHVVEMDDLHKQAVFHPGATVIPAALAVAEREGASGTELLAAIVAGYEVGIRLGEAAGQRHYDFWHTTGTCGTFAAAAAAGKLLGLDTRRLAAAFGSAGTVAAGLWEFLVDGAMSKQLHPAKAAHDGILCALLAERGFTAATRILEGEKGFLRAMAQGGDAARLTEGLGSGTFRILATSFKAHAACYHIHSSIDAALLLRERHRPDPQSIRSVTVRLYGAAYRLLQPVQPTSPYAAKFSVPYCVATALLHGAVGPDAFTEARLAEEAIRALLAKVRLAHDPTLDGAYPEQWPAVVELETTAATDTVRVDIPRGDPAHPTSEVDLLTKFNTLTAALPPEDRRRLAETCLAMEKIENVAAALEGLKFSAPRL, encoded by the coding sequence ATGACCAGGACGATCGCTGAGCAGCTCGCGGCCTTCACCGAACTCCTGGACGGGGAGGCCCTGCCCGAGGACGTCCGGCGCATGGCCCGGTGGTGCCTCCTGGACTGGCTCGGCTCGGCGGTGGCGGGGGCCAAGGCGAAGCCGACCGCCATCCTGCTCGACGTCGCCCGGGGGCTGGGCGGGACGCCCGAGGCCACCCTCCTCCCGGACGGCTCCAGGACCTCCGCTCCCCTCGCCGCGCTGGTGAACGCCGGCGCCTCCCACGTGGTGGAGATGGACGACCTGCACAAGCAGGCGGTCTTCCACCCGGGCGCCACCGTGATCCCCGCGGCGTTGGCGGTGGCGGAGCGCGAGGGCGCGTCGGGGACGGAGCTCCTCGCCGCCATCGTGGCCGGCTACGAGGTCGGGATCCGCCTCGGGGAGGCGGCGGGCCAGCGGCACTACGACTTCTGGCACACCACCGGGACCTGCGGCACCTTCGCCGCCGCGGCCGCCGCGGGCAAGCTCCTCGGCCTGGACACCCGGCGCCTCGCCGCCGCCTTCGGGAGCGCGGGGACGGTCGCCGCAGGCCTCTGGGAGTTCCTGGTGGACGGCGCCATGTCGAAGCAGCTGCATCCGGCCAAGGCGGCCCACGACGGGATCCTCTGCGCCCTCCTCGCCGAGCGGGGCTTCACGGCCGCCACCCGGATCCTGGAGGGGGAGAAGGGATTCCTCCGGGCGATGGCCCAGGGGGGGGATGCCGCCCGGCTCACCGAGGGGCTGGGGAGCGGGACGTTCCGGATTCTGGCGACCTCCTTCAAGGCTCACGCGGCCTGCTACCACATCCACTCCAGCATCGACGCCGCCCTGTTGCTCCGGGAGCGGCATCGGCCCGACCCGCAGAGCATCCGGTCGGTGACCGTCCGCCTCTACGGCGCCGCCTACCGGCTCCTCCAACCGGTGCAGCCGACGAGCCCCTACGCGGCCAAGTTCAGCGTCCCCTACTGCGTCGCCACGGCCCTCCTCCACGGGGCCGTCGGTCCGGACGCGTTCACGGAGGCCCGCCTCGCCGAGGAGGCGATCCGGGCCCTCCTCGCGAAGGTCCGGCTGGCCCACGATCCGACGCTGGACGGGGCCTACCCCGAACAGTGGCCCGCTGTCGTCGAGCTCGAGACGACGGCCGCCACCGACACCGTCCGGGTGGACATCCCCCGGGGGGATCCCGCTCACCCCACGAGCGAAGTGGACCTCCTGACCAAGTTCAACACGCTGACCGCAGCCCTCCCTCCGGAGGACCGCCGCCGCCTGGCGGAGACGTGCCTTGCCATGGAAAAGATCGAGAACGTGGCCGCCGCTCTGGAAGGCTTGAAATTTTCCGCGCCGCGGCTATAA
- a CDS encoding ATP-binding cassette domain-containing protein translates to MIEVEGLTRFYGPKAAIEEVSFEVAKGEVVGFLGPNGAGKTTTMRILACFMPPTSGTARVAGFDIGKDSLEVRRRIGYLPESVPLYGDMTVRQYLTFAAEAKGVSRSERATRVTGVTERCLLADVLDRLIRNLSKGYRQRVGLAQALVGNPEVLILDEPTLGLDPKQIIEIRSLIRDMRGERTVILSTHILPEVSMVCQRVIILNEGRIVAVDTPENLNLRLQKSSRILLEVEGPEEEVRRTLAGVKGVLAVAPQEARDGRRRFLVETEREQDLRKDLARAVTSKGWGLTELRPVDLTLEDIFIRLVTREQEA, encoded by the coding sequence ATGATTGAGGTGGAGGGGCTCACCAGGTTCTACGGCCCGAAGGCCGCCATCGAGGAGGTCTCCTTCGAGGTGGCCAAGGGGGAAGTGGTGGGATTCCTGGGGCCCAACGGGGCCGGCAAGACCACCACGATGCGGATCCTGGCCTGCTTCATGCCGCCGACCAGCGGCACGGCGCGCGTCGCCGGCTTCGACATCGGGAAGGACTCGCTGGAGGTCCGGCGCCGGATCGGCTATCTGCCCGAGAGCGTGCCCCTGTACGGGGACATGACGGTCCGGCAGTACCTCACCTTTGCGGCCGAGGCCAAGGGGGTCTCCCGGTCGGAACGGGCAACGCGCGTGACCGGGGTCACGGAGCGGTGCCTCCTCGCCGACGTCCTGGACCGCCTGATCCGGAACCTCTCCAAGGGCTACCGGCAGCGGGTGGGACTGGCGCAGGCCCTCGTGGGCAACCCGGAGGTCCTCATCCTGGACGAGCCGACGTTAGGCCTGGATCCGAAGCAGATCATCGAGATCCGGAGCCTGATCCGGGACATGCGAGGGGAGCGAACGGTGATCCTCTCGACCCACATCCTCCCGGAAGTCTCCATGGTCTGCCAGCGGGTCATCATTCTCAATGAGGGCCGGATCGTGGCCGTGGACACGCCGGAGAACCTCAACCTGCGTCTCCAGAAGTCCAGCCGGATCCTCCTGGAGGTGGAAGGCCCGGAGGAGGAGGTGCGGCGGACGTTGGCGGGCGTGAAGGGCGTCCTGGCGGTGGCCCCCCAGGAGGCGCGGGACGGCCGGCGCCGGTTCCTGGTGGAGACGGAGCGGGAGCAGGACCTCCGGAAGGACCTGGCCCGGGCGGTCACGAGCAAGGGGTGGGGGCTCACGGAGCTCCGGCCCGTGGATCTGACCCTGGAGGACATCTTCATCCGGCTGGTGACGCGCGAGCAGGAGGCGTGA
- a CDS encoding ABC transporter permease, protein MGVAAIFKRELRAYFASPVAYVVMAVFLALSGYFFWGFLARFTFYSIQASMNPAFGGGLNIMEFVLGPLFHNMSIVMLLMMPLFTMRLFAEERKSGTMELLLTYPVRDAGILLGKFLAAVVLLLCMLALTAIYPILLTAWSSPEPLPILAGYLGLILIGTAFLSLGLFASALTENQIVAAALAFGALLLIWVIGWSADLAAGTVGKVLGHLSFLNHFEAFARGVIDTKDLIYYVNATAVFLFLTLKAVEARRWRA, encoded by the coding sequence ATGGGGGTCGCGGCCATCTTCAAGAGGGAGCTCCGGGCCTACTTCGCCTCGCCCGTGGCCTACGTCGTCATGGCGGTCTTCCTGGCCCTCTCGGGCTACTTCTTCTGGGGGTTCCTCGCCCGGTTCACCTTCTACAGCATCCAGGCCTCCATGAACCCGGCCTTCGGAGGCGGCCTGAACATCATGGAGTTCGTCCTCGGACCCCTCTTCCACAACATGAGCATCGTGATGCTCCTCATGATGCCCCTCTTCACCATGCGCCTCTTTGCCGAGGAGCGGAAGTCGGGAACCATGGAGCTCCTCCTCACCTACCCCGTGCGGGACGCGGGGATCCTCCTGGGGAAGTTCCTGGCAGCGGTCGTCCTCCTCTTGTGCATGCTGGCCCTCACCGCCATCTACCCGATCCTCCTCACGGCGTGGAGCAGCCCGGAGCCCCTCCCGATCCTGGCCGGCTACCTGGGGCTGATCCTGATCGGCACCGCCTTCCTGAGCCTGGGCCTCTTCGCCTCCGCCCTGACGGAGAACCAGATCGTGGCCGCCGCGCTGGCCTTCGGCGCGCTCCTGCTCATCTGGGTCATCGGGTGGTCGGCCGACCTGGCGGCGGGCACGGTGGGGAAGGTCCTGGGGCACCTGTCGTTCCTGAACCACTTCGAGGCGTTCGCCCGGGGGGTCATCGACACCAAGGATCTCATCTACTACGTCAACGCGACCGCGGTCTTCCTCTTCCTGACCCTGAAGGCGGTGGAAGCGCGGCGGTGGAGGGCGTGA
- a CDS encoding 4Fe-4S dicluster domain-containing protein codes for MSTAAEAARGIFVRVEVSEERCVGIAACGKCLPACPVSIFIPRGDRIGVQEEDECILCDLCLQACQPYDAIRIVRLYEETPSDRG; via the coding sequence ATGAGCACGGCGGCCGAGGCCGCCCGCGGGATCTTCGTCCGCGTGGAGGTCAGCGAGGAGCGCTGCGTCGGCATCGCCGCCTGCGGGAAATGCCTGCCGGCCTGCCCGGTGAGTATCTTCATCCCCCGGGGGGACCGGATCGGGGTCCAGGAAGAGGACGAGTGCATCCTCTGCGATCTGTGCCTGCAGGCCTGTCAGCCCTACGATGCCATCCGGATCGTGAGGCTCTACGAGGAAACCCCAAGCGACCGAGGGTGA
- a CDS encoding GldG family protein has product MAEAPERVTQAAARRRRTAYGLNTALAVLLLLAIVTLVEALSYTHNRRFDLTEGTRQSLSDQSVKVLRGLTQPVKAVAFTTPDRGDRAFLENLLRLYAYHSDQFTFELVDLDRNPASARRYGVSAPNTVVIESGAKEEKVLLPTEEKLTNALLKVTREGNRVVYFLQGHGEGEVSNTDRPGFSQARDAIQGANYEVKELLLLREKDVPENAAVLVVAGPKRDPLPAELTALERYVQRGGKLLVLLDPYQAPALATLLENYGIRSGRDVIVDRLSRVLGGDYLIPVVTQYESHPITKEFTLASFFPFARTVDAAPSPPQGVTVQVLARTGEGSWAETDRETLNRGQARFDAGKDRRGPVPVGAVATVEVKPPAKKGEAKAAAEGDAAGGRKARIVAYGTAAFASNNYLNLSGNRDLFLNSISWLAEEEDLVGIRPREAKFTPVILTAGQGQAAFWIGVILPPAAVLLVGVGVGIRRRRAR; this is encoded by the coding sequence ATGGCCGAGGCACCCGAGCGCGTGACGCAGGCGGCGGCCCGGCGGCGGCGGACCGCCTACGGGCTCAACACGGCGCTGGCCGTCCTCCTGCTCCTCGCGATCGTGACGCTGGTGGAGGCCCTCTCCTACACCCACAACCGGCGGTTCGACCTGACCGAGGGCACCCGCCAGTCTCTCTCCGACCAGTCCGTCAAGGTGCTGCGGGGGCTCACGCAGCCGGTGAAGGCCGTGGCCTTCACGACGCCGGACCGGGGGGACCGGGCCTTCCTGGAGAACCTGCTCCGGCTCTACGCCTACCACTCGGACCAGTTCACCTTCGAGTTGGTCGACCTGGACCGCAACCCGGCCAGCGCCAGGCGGTACGGGGTCAGCGCCCCGAACACGGTGGTCATCGAGAGCGGGGCCAAGGAGGAGAAGGTCCTTCTCCCTACCGAGGAGAAGCTGACCAACGCCCTCCTGAAGGTGACCCGGGAGGGCAATCGGGTGGTCTACTTCCTCCAGGGCCACGGCGAGGGCGAGGTGAGCAACACCGACCGGCCCGGCTTCTCCCAGGCGCGGGACGCCATCCAGGGGGCGAACTACGAGGTGAAGGAGCTCCTCCTGCTCCGGGAGAAGGATGTCCCGGAAAACGCGGCGGTCCTGGTGGTGGCCGGCCCGAAGCGGGACCCGCTCCCCGCCGAGCTCACGGCGCTCGAGCGCTATGTGCAGCGGGGGGGGAAGCTCCTCGTCCTCCTGGACCCCTACCAGGCCCCGGCCCTCGCCACCCTCCTCGAGAACTACGGGATCCGGTCGGGCCGGGATGTCATTGTGGACCGCCTGAGCCGCGTGCTGGGCGGGGACTACCTCATCCCGGTGGTGACGCAGTACGAGAGCCATCCCATCACGAAGGAGTTCACCCTGGCCTCCTTCTTCCCCTTCGCGCGCACCGTGGACGCCGCCCCAAGCCCACCCCAGGGCGTCACGGTCCAGGTCCTCGCCCGGACGGGGGAGGGCTCGTGGGCCGAGACCGACCGGGAGACCCTCAACCGCGGTCAGGCCCGCTTCGACGCCGGGAAGGACCGGCGGGGACCCGTTCCCGTCGGCGCGGTGGCCACCGTGGAGGTCAAGCCCCCGGCAAAGAAGGGGGAGGCGAAGGCCGCGGCCGAGGGCGACGCGGCCGGAGGCCGGAAGGCGCGGATCGTGGCGTACGGGACCGCCGCGTTCGCCTCCAACAACTACCTGAACCTCTCCGGAAACCGGGACCTCTTCCTGAATAGCATCTCCTGGCTGGCCGAGGAGGAGGACCTCGTCGGCATCCGCCCCCGTGAGGCGAAATTCACCCCGGTGATCCTCACCGCCGGCCAGGGGCAGGCAGCCTTCTGGATCGGCGTCATCCTGCCGCCCGCCGCGGTGCTCTTGGTGGGCGTCGGCGTCGGGATCCGGCGGAGGCGCGCGCGGTGA